The region aggaaaagcgtAGAGAATCCACCCCAAACGCTTCCACCTTAGCAGACAGAGCGGAAGATCATGAAAGAGGCCCTGAAATAatcaaaaaggaaacaaatgagaCAGAGGGAGGCTCCGTCGAGATGGGAAGAGACCCTCACGTAACGGAGAGGTGCGATGCTGAGTCGGCCTTCCTGGGGTCCAGCTTTGTGCTGGCTGAAGGGTCATTGGGGTTAATACTGAAGCGCTGCCCCCTAACGACCTTTGGTGAGGACCCTGGGTCAccgggggaggggaggtttgCCAGACACCCCAAAGGTGAGAAACTGATAAGAAGCCCTTGTGTACCGGCACCAACAGCTGTCCGTCAAAAGACTGGgaagggggcaggaggacaggcagcCGGCGTGGAGGGAGGAGCCTTGAGCGTTGTGGAGAGGGAGGTGGCCGAACACCTGGCCCAGAGGCTCGGGTCTGATCTGACCTCCCTGGACCCGGATGCAAGAAACTCCTCAAATACGGGGACCACTAACAAACCTCCCGAGTGTCTggacctccacctccagcccaAACCGAGCAGCTGCTCATTTTTCAGGGAACAGAACAGGTGCCCTTGGAGCGGAGCGGAGCTGTCCGAGTGGGAGGGCGCCTCCCAGTCGGGTTTGTCCTCCCTTAACTCGGGAGAGGATGGAGATTCGGGCACGGAAACAGAGAGGGACAGCGAGTCCTACACGAGAGAGAGGGCCAAAGAGGTGGGCAGAAGTCTGGTGTGTTATCGTGCGAGTGGATAATTAGCTCATGTCCCAGAGAAGTGGGCTGACTCAGTACACGGCAGAACTCACACTGTCATTCACGCTAGAAAGCTCCGCAGGTTTGGTTCCTCCCTATAAACTGCTGATTGCACATTTCCAGCCCCGCACCGGCAGCAGCCACggtctcccctctcctcccaaacTGGACTCGTGGTTCTCCGGGTTAATATTTAGCATCCTGGTAAATGTGTGCCAGGCGGTCCGAGTTCACCGGGTGTCTTCAGCTTTCACTGAACCAACACTGCCTGTTCCGGTGTCCCCAGGTCCAGCTGCCCTTCTCCGTCGACTGGGTTGTGGACCTGAGCAGGAACgacttccagcagcttctgaagCAGCAGGACTTCACGCGGGAGCAGCTGGAGTTTGTGCACGACATGAGACGGCGCAGCAAAAACCGCCTGGCCGCCCAACGCTGCCGGAAGAGGAAACTGGACTGCATATACAACCTTCAGTGTGAAATCAATAAACTGGTACAAAGAGGACTTCTCAATTCTATTTTCAGCCCCTTGTTTGCACGAAGGGGTAAATGGATTGTtgtgaattgtgtgtgtgtgtgtgtgtgcccacaGAAAGCCAAGAGGGAGAAGCTGATTGTGGAGAAAAGCCATCTGGGCCAGCTGAAGATGAAAACATGTGACAACGTCTCCACCCTGTGCCAGGAGGTGTGCAGGGAGGCCGGcctgcagccgcagcagctccaggtgttGGCCAGATACACGTCCCcagagtgcccgctctcctccatcttcccccacATAGACACACTCCTCTCGCAGCACGGGCCGGGGGCGCAGGCCTCACACTCGAGCTGCTCCGCAGAGCTCCACCAGCCGTCCTCAGAGGAAAATGCCACATCCAGCCCGGATAGGCTTCAAGGAGACTGTCAACATATGCTTTAACCTGCAGCCAGCACATGCTATAGCATGTAGAGACTGTGTACAGACAGATAAAG is a window of Takifugu flavidus isolate HTHZ2018 chromosome 14, ASM371156v2, whole genome shotgun sequence DNA encoding:
- the bach1b gene encoding transcription regulator protein BACH1b; protein product: MAMSAPKLSVFTYESTLHSCHVLRRLDEQRLRDALCDVTVLVEGHGFRAHRSVLAACSEYFAHRISSLTQQGAVIAAPPEVTAAGFEPLLKFAYTSKLLFSTDNVADIRKSASVLGFRDLEDACFDFLAPKLSGGDGPAAFLRKTCCQKKRKRRLSIEEAGTGPGDATRGDGELKAVADSSTQQETSRCCGESANSKMESRSGATQHYRQCPKYRRQLACEREICSRRQSLAAPATEDNLRNKEEEKRRESTPNASTLADRAEDHERGPEIIKKETNETEGGSVEMGRDPHVTERCDAESAFLGSSFVLAEGSLGLILKRCPLTTFGEDPGSPGEGRFARHPKGEKLIRSPCVPAPTAVRQKTGKGAGGQAAGVEGGALSVVEREVAEHLAQRLGSDLTSLDPDARNSSNTGTTNKPPECLDLHLQPKPSSCSFFREQNRCPWSGAELSEWEGASQSGLSSLNSGEDGDSGTETERDSESYTRERAKEVQLPFSVDWVVDLSRNDFQQLLKQQDFTREQLEFVHDMRRRSKNRLAAQRCRKRKLDCIYNLQCEINKLKAKREKLIVEKSHLGQLKMKTCDNVSTLCQEVCREAGLQPQQLQVLARYTSPECPLSSIFPHIDTLLSQHGPGAQASHSSCSAELHQPSSEENATSSPDRLQGDCQHML